The DNA window GTTTAACATAATGGAGGAAGAAGACACATTCAAAAATAGGTTACTGAAAAGAAATATTGATATATGGATTGAAAAATATCGACCAGAATATTTAGATGATGTGGTGGGAAATCCTTTTGTTATAAATACTTTAAAGAGCATAGTTGTGTCAGGGAATATGCCTAACTTACTTTTAGCTGTAAGCCTTTATACTTCATGTACAGAAGAAGCCGTGTTATTGTGTTACCATCGTTACTTGAAATTGTTTTCTTAAATGTTTatacgtgtatgtatgtgtatgtatatgtatgtgtatgtatatgtatgtgtatgtatatgtatgtgtatgtatatgtatgtgtatgtatatgtatgtgtatgtgtatgtgtatgtgtatgtgtatgtgtatgtatatgtatgtatatgtatgtgtatgtgtatgtatatgtatgtatatgtatgtgtatgtatgtgtatgtatatgtatatacgtgcatgtatatatgtgtacatatgtatgtatatgtgacATACGTATTGCTTCATTTGTTAtcttgaaatttttttcctttttttgcaCATTTTCGTTTTGTAAGAGtactatttttctttgtCGTAAAATTAAGCGCATATCTATTTTCGTAACACAACATAGAtgatttttatgttttttcagatcttttttaacaaatgttcatccaaaaatatttactgaccttatatattcttattacattaaaattcactttttttattgccACTTTTCACAAAATTTGGCAAATTCTTCGTATTTTTGCTCaattttttccaaatttaTTTGCCCTCCTTTTTAACGAAAACTATTTGCACATTTTCGCAGGGTGCTCCAGGTACAGGAAAAACTACAAGTATTTTATGCCTAGCTAGCGAGATGCTGGGTAACCAAGCTAAAAAAGCTGTACTTGAACTAAATGCGTCGGACGATAGAGGTATTAATGTAATAAGAGACAGAATAAAAAGCTTTGCtaaagaaattataagtTTACCTCCAGGAAAgcacaaaataataattttagatgAAGTAGATTCAATGACAACTGCAGCTCAGCAGTCTTTGAGAAGAATCATGGAATTGTATTCAGATACTACGAGATTTGCATTGGCTTGTAATCAatcagaaaaaataatagatgCTCTACAAAGTAGGTGTGCCATAATTAGATACTTCAAACTAACTGATGACCAggttttaaaaagaatattaaaaatatgtaaatatgaaaatataaaatacacaGATGATGGGTTGGAAACATTGACCTTTATTGCAGATGGTGATTTAAGAAAAGCTGTTAACTGCTTACAGTCAACTTATGCAGGattag is part of the Plasmodium malariae genome assembly, chromosome: 14 genome and encodes:
- the RFC4 gene encoding replication factor C subunit 4, putative, whose amino-acid sequence is MEEEDTFKNRLLKRNIDIWIEKYRPEYLDDVVGNPFVINTLKSIVVSGNMPNLLLAGAPGTGKTTSILCLASEMLGNQAKKAVLELNASDDRGINVIRDRIKSFAKEIISLPPGKHKIIILDEVDSMTTAAQQSLRRIMELYSDTTRFALACNQSEKIIDALQSRCAIIRYFKLTDDQVLKRILKICKYENIKYTDDGLETLTFIADGDLRKAVNCLQSTYAGLEIINKENVLNICDIPSPERIENLLKYCINCEWKKAHDIAYDMIKEGHTPFDVALTSSNVLRRYDLGSEAVQIEFLKIGAMACNTMASGLASVIQLDKLLADWCIAAKTFRTKC